Below is a genomic region from Streptomyces sp. RPA4-2.
AAGGTGGGCGACTGACCGAAGGTGTGCTGGACGGCGTTGGTGGCTAGTTCGGACACGATCAGGCGTACGGAGTCCGCGACTTCGGCGTCGCACGGCAGGCCCCATTCGGCCAGCACGTCGATGACGAAATTCCGGGCCGCGGAGACCGAGGCGGGATCGCTCGGCAGAGTGACGGATGCTTCCTGGTGATCTGCCATGACGACGTCGTCCCTTTCCCACGGGACCGGAGTCCGACACGGAGCGGATGGTTCGAGTACGGTCCCGGACTGGTGCTTCGCGCCAGACTGCCATCACTGGGCCGGTCACGGGCACGATCCACCGAGATATGCATATATCTGTCGCTCGAAGCGGTGAACTCTGCGACGGCAGACCGTATTTGGGCGGCTCGGAAGGAGTAAGGAGTACGGCCATGCAGCACGGTCCCGCGGTACGCCGCCGCAAACTCGGTGCCGAACTGCGCGCGCTGCGCGCCGGTGCGGGCCTCACCAGTGGTGAGGCGGCCCGTCTCGTCGGCTGGCATCAGTCGAAGGTGAGCCGGATCGAGACGGGGATCAGCGGGGTGAAACCGGCCGACGTGGAGCGCCTCCTGGACGCGTACGGGGTGGGGGAACCCGGGTTACGGGAGCTCCTGCTCGGACTGGCCGGATCCGAGGGCAATGGGCGTCACCACTGGTGGCACGCCTATCGGGGGGTCCTGCCGCCCGCCTACCGGGACTTCATCAGTCTGGAGTCCCAGGCCAGCGGTATGCGCACGCTGGAGACGTCCGTGGTGCCGGGGCTGCTCCAGACGCCGGAGTACGCCCGCGCGGTGACGCGGGCGGCCGTGGGCGGACTCGAGGACGACAAACTGGACGCGCTCGTCGAGGTGCGCCTCGCCCGGCAGGACGTCCTGCGTTCGGATCCGCCGCTGGAGCTGACCGCGGTCCTTGACGAGGCCGTGCTGCGTCGCGAGGTCGGCGGACCCGAGGTCATGGCCCGGCAGCTGGCCCGGCTGCGGGAGGCTGCGGCTCTCCCCCAAGTACGCCTTCAAGTGCTGCCGTTCGGCGCCGGCGCGCACGCCGGAGTGACCGGACCTTTCGTTATTTTCTCATTTCCGAACACAACTGATCTGGACGTGGTTGTTCTCGACCACTTGACGAGTAGCCTCTACCTCGAGCGGAAAGAAGACCTTCAGGCCTACACCGAGGTCTTCAACACCCTTCGGTTCCACGCCCTTTCACCCGAGGACTCGTTGGACTACATCGCCGCGACAGGTGACGGCGCGTAAGGAGGCACCCCCATGACCGCACTGCCTCGGTACGTACCTCTCAGTACTTCACTCCCTGATGTCCGCTGGCTGCGCAGCAGTCGCAGTACAGGAATGAACAACTGCGTCGAGACCGCCCGACCGGGCCCGGGCCCCTGGGCCGGACTCGTCGCGGTGCGCGACTCCAAGAACGAGGCGGGCCCCGCCCTGCTGTTCACCCCTGCCAGCTGGGAGGGGTTCATCGCCGGACTGGACTGACCGCCGCCTCGTTCACCGGTTCTCCGAGACCACCCGTACGGCCTGCTCGATCTGGGCGTCGGTGAGATCCGCGCGGGCGGTCAGCCGCAGCCGGGAGATGCCGTCGGGCACGGACGGGGGGCGGAAGCAGCCGACGGCGAGCCCCGCCTCCCGGCAGTCCGCCGCCCACCTCACGGCCCGCTCGGGGGACGGCGCGCGCACGGAGACCACGGCGGCGTCCGGCCGTACGGCCTCCAGGCCCTCGGCGGTCAGCCGGGTGTGCAGCGCCGTCGCCACCGCGCGGGCCCGGTCGGCGCGCGCCGGCTCGCGGCGCAGCAGTCCGAGCGCCGCGAGGGCCGCGCCCGCCGCGGCCGGCGCCAGACCGGTGTCGAAGATGAAGGTGCGCGCCGCGTTGACCAGGTGGTCGATGACCGGTGCGGGCCCCAGGACGGCGCCGCCCTGGCTGCCGAACGACTTGGAGAGGGTGACGGTCACGACGACGTCCGGAGCGCCGGCGAGCCCCGCGGCGTGCGGAGCGCCCCGGCCGCCCCTGCCCAGCACCCCGAGGCCGTGCGCGTCGTCGACGAGCAGCGCCGCCCCGTGTGCGCGGCAGACCGTGGCCAGCCCGGCCAGCGGTGCCGCGTCGCCGTCCACCGAGAAGACCGTGTCGGAGACGACGACGGCGGGGCCCTCGTGCGTCCCGAGCGCCTTGCCCACGGCGTCGGGGTCGGCGTGGGCGACGACCTGCGTGGCGCCCCGGGCGAGCCGGCAGCCGTCGATGAGCGAGGCGTGGTTGCCCGCGTCCGAGACGACGAGCGAGCCGTGCGGCGCGAGCGCGGTGACCGCGGCGAGATTGGCCGCGTACCCGGAGGAGAAGACGAGCGCGGCCTCGAAACCACAGAAGTCGGCGAGTTCGCGTTCGAGTTCGGCGTGAAGTCCGGTAGTGCCGGACACGAGCCGCGATCCGGTGGCACCCGCTCCCCAGCGGTGGGCCGCGGCCGCGGCGGCGGCCGTGATCTCGGGGTGGCGGGCGAGTCCGAGATAGTCGTTGCTCGCCAGATCGAGCAGGGCCGAGTCGGCGGGGCGCGGGCGCAGGGTGCGGACGAGTCCGGCCTGTCGGCGCTGGTGCGCCTGCTCGTCGATCCATGCGAACGGCGATCCGGCCATGCTGGCGCCTCCGGGCCCTGAGGGTGGTGGTTTTGTAGGCAGTGCACAGACCCTAGCGGGACGGCCCGCCACCCAGGATGTGGCAATACCCACACGTCGAACCGACTCTGTTGTGCGATCTCTCCTTGGCCGCACCCGCTCGGATACGTCAGGATCGGATCTCATGGACCTGCTGAACACGCTGGTGGACAAGGGGCTTCGGCGCGAGCTGCCGACCCGTGACGAGGCGCTGGCCGTGCTGGCCACGTCCGACGACGACGTGCTCGACGTGGTGGCCGCGGCCGGCAAAGTCCGCCGGCACTGGTTCGGCCGTCGAGTGAAACTCAATTATCTGGTCAACCTGAAGTCCGGGCTGTGTCCCGAGGACTGCTCGTACTGCTCGCAGCGGCTCGGCTCCAAGGCCGAGATCCTCAAGTACAGCTGGCTCAAGCCCGACCAGGCCTCGCAGGCCGCGGCGGCGGGGCTGGCCGGGGGCGCCAAGCGGGTCTGTCTGGTGGCCAGCGGCCGCGGTCCGTCCGACCGCGACGTGGACCGGGTCTCCGACACCATCAAGGCGATCAAGGACCAGCACGAGAACGTCGAGGTGTGCGCCTGCCTGGGCCTGCTCTCCGACGGTCAGGCCGAGCGGCTGCGCGAGGCGGGCGCGGACGCCTACAACCACAACCTCAACACGTCCGAGGGGACGTACGGGGACATCACGACCACGCACACGTACGCCGACCGGGTGGACACCGTGCAGAAGGCGCACGCGGCCGGTCTGTCCGCCTGTTCCGGTCTGATCGCGGGCATGGGCGAGAGCGACGAGGACCTCGTGGACGTCGTCTACGCGCTGCGCGAGCTCGATCCCGACTCCGTTCCGGTGAACTTCCTGATCCCCTTCGAGGGAACCCCGCTCGCCAAGGAGTGGAACCTGACACCCCAGCGGTGTCTGCGCATCCTGGCGATGGTCCGCTTCGTCTGCCCGGACGCCGAGGTCCGTATCGCGGGCGGCCGTGAGGTCCATCTGCGCACGATGCAGCCGCTCGCCCTCAACC
It encodes:
- a CDS encoding DUF397 domain-containing protein yields the protein MTALPRYVPLSTSLPDVRWLRSSRSTGMNNCVETARPGPGPWAGLVAVRDSKNEAGPALLFTPASWEGFIAGLD
- the bioB gene encoding biotin synthase BioB — protein: MDLLNTLVDKGLRRELPTRDEALAVLATSDDDVLDVVAAAGKVRRHWFGRRVKLNYLVNLKSGLCPEDCSYCSQRLGSKAEILKYSWLKPDQASQAAAAGLAGGAKRVCLVASGRGPSDRDVDRVSDTIKAIKDQHENVEVCACLGLLSDGQAERLREAGADAYNHNLNTSEGTYGDITTTHTYADRVDTVQKAHAAGLSACSGLIAGMGESDEDLVDVVYALRELDPDSVPVNFLIPFEGTPLAKEWNLTPQRCLRILAMVRFVCPDAEVRIAGGREVHLRTMQPLALNLANSIFLGDYLTSEGQAGKADLEMIADAGFEVEGAGEVTLPEHRATAGAGCGAHADSGCGSHEGGGCGSHEGGGCGSHAGGGVCGSAPVEVPAEARTDLVAVRRRGAGTDLAPNA
- a CDS encoding 8-amino-7-oxononanoate synthase; translated protein: MAGSPFAWIDEQAHQRRQAGLVRTLRPRPADSALLDLASNDYLGLARHPEITAAAAAAAHRWGAGATGSRLVSGTTGLHAELERELADFCGFEAALVFSSGYAANLAAVTALAPHGSLVVSDAGNHASLIDGCRLARGATQVVAHADPDAVGKALGTHEGPAVVVSDTVFSVDGDAAPLAGLATVCRAHGAALLVDDAHGLGVLGRGGRGAPHAAGLAGAPDVVVTVTLSKSFGSQGGAVLGPAPVIDHLVNAARTFIFDTGLAPAAAGAALAALGLLRREPARADRARAVATALHTRLTAEGLEAVRPDAAVVSVRAPSPERAVRWAADCREAGLAVGCFRPPSVPDGISRLRLTARADLTDAQIEQAVRVVSENR
- a CDS encoding helix-turn-helix transcriptional regulator codes for the protein MQHGPAVRRRKLGAELRALRAGAGLTSGEAARLVGWHQSKVSRIETGISGVKPADVERLLDAYGVGEPGLRELLLGLAGSEGNGRHHWWHAYRGVLPPAYRDFISLESQASGMRTLETSVVPGLLQTPEYARAVTRAAVGGLEDDKLDALVEVRLARQDVLRSDPPLELTAVLDEAVLRREVGGPEVMARQLARLREAAALPQVRLQVLPFGAGAHAGVTGPFVIFSFPNTTDLDVVVLDHLTSSLYLERKEDLQAYTEVFNTLRFHALSPEDSLDYIAATGDGA